A single Orcinus orca chromosome 2, mOrcOrc1.1, whole genome shotgun sequence DNA region contains:
- the ABHD4 gene encoding (Lyso)-N-acylphosphatidylethanolamine lipase isoform X1 codes for MGWLSSTRQGLFTMADDLEQQPQGWLSSWLPAWRPTSMSQLKNVEARILQCLQNKFLARYVSLPNQNKIWTVTVSPELRDRTPLVMVHGFGGGVGLWILNMDSLSARRTLHTFDLLGFGRSSRPTFPRDPEGAEDEFVTSIETWRETMGIPSMILLGHSLGGFLATSYSIKYPDRVKHLILVDPWGFPLRPTDPSQIRAPPTWVKAVASVLGRSNPLAVLRVAGPWGPSLVQRFRPDFKRKFADFFDDDTISEYIYHCNAQNPSGETAFKTMMESFGWARRPMLERIHLIQKEMPITMIYGANTWIDTSTGKKVKLQRPDSYVRDMEIEGASHHVYADQPHIFNAVVEEICDSVD; via the exons ATGGGCTGGCTCAGCTCGACCCGGCAGGGCTTGTTTACTATGGCTGATGATCTGGAGCAGCA GCCTCAAGGCTGGCTGAGCAGCTGGCTGCCCGCTTGGCGCCCCACTTCCATGTCTCAGCTGAAGAATGTGGAAGCCAGGATCCTCCAGT gcctccaGAACAAGTTCCTGGCCCGATATGTGTCCCTCCCAAACCAGAACAAGATCTGGACGGTGACAGTGAGCCCTGAGCTCAGGGACCGCACCCCCCTGGTGATGGTGCATGGCTTTGGGGGCGGCGTGGGCCTCTGGATCCTCAACATGGATTCACTGAGCGCCCGCCGCACTCTGCACACCTTCGATCTGCTCGGCTTCGGGCGAAGCTCGAGGCCAACGTTCCCGAGGGACCCAGAGGGGGCCGAGGACGAGTTTGTGACCTCTATAGAGACGTGGCGGGAGACCATGGGGATCCCCAGTATGATCCTCCTGGGGCACAGTCTGGGAGGATTCCTGGCCACTTCCTACTCAATCAAGTACCCTGACAG AGTTAAACACCTCATCCTGGTGGACCCATGGGGCTTTCCCCTCCGACCAACTGACCCCAGTCAGATCCGTGCACCCCCGACCTGGGTCAAGGCTGTGGCCTCTGTCCTAGGGCGTTCCAATCCACTGGCTGTTCTTCGAGTAGCTGGGCCCTGGG ggcccagcctggtACAGCGATTCCGACCAGACTTCAAACGCAAGTTTGCAGACTTCTTTGACGATGATACTATATCAGAGTATATCTACCACTGCAATGCCCAGAATCCCAG CGGGGAGACGGCATTCAAAACCATGATGGAGTCCTTCGGCTGGGCCCGGCGACCCATGTTAGAGCGAATTCACTTGATTCAAAAAGAAATGCCCATCACCATGATCTACGGGGCCAACACCTGGATAGACACCAGCACGGGAAAAAAGGTGAAGCTGCAGCGGCCGGATTCCTACGTCCGAGACATG GAGATCGAGGGCGCCTCACACCACGTGTACGCGGACCAGCCACACATCTTCAACGCAGTGGTGGAGGAGATCTGCGACTCGGTTGATTGA
- the ABHD4 gene encoding (Lyso)-N-acylphosphatidylethanolamine lipase isoform X2: MSQLKNVEARILQCLQNKFLARYVSLPNQNKIWTVTVSPELRDRTPLVMVHGFGGGVGLWILNMDSLSARRTLHTFDLLGFGRSSRPTFPRDPEGAEDEFVTSIETWRETMGIPSMILLGHSLGGFLATSYSIKYPDRVKHLILVDPWGFPLRPTDPSQIRAPPTWVKAVASVLGRSNPLAVLRVAGPWGPSLVQRFRPDFKRKFADFFDDDTISEYIYHCNAQNPSGETAFKTMMESFGWARRPMLERIHLIQKEMPITMIYGANTWIDTSTGKKVKLQRPDSYVRDMEIEGASHHVYADQPHIFNAVVEEICDSVD; this comes from the exons ATGTCTCAGCTGAAGAATGTGGAAGCCAGGATCCTCCAGT gcctccaGAACAAGTTCCTGGCCCGATATGTGTCCCTCCCAAACCAGAACAAGATCTGGACGGTGACAGTGAGCCCTGAGCTCAGGGACCGCACCCCCCTGGTGATGGTGCATGGCTTTGGGGGCGGCGTGGGCCTCTGGATCCTCAACATGGATTCACTGAGCGCCCGCCGCACTCTGCACACCTTCGATCTGCTCGGCTTCGGGCGAAGCTCGAGGCCAACGTTCCCGAGGGACCCAGAGGGGGCCGAGGACGAGTTTGTGACCTCTATAGAGACGTGGCGGGAGACCATGGGGATCCCCAGTATGATCCTCCTGGGGCACAGTCTGGGAGGATTCCTGGCCACTTCCTACTCAATCAAGTACCCTGACAG AGTTAAACACCTCATCCTGGTGGACCCATGGGGCTTTCCCCTCCGACCAACTGACCCCAGTCAGATCCGTGCACCCCCGACCTGGGTCAAGGCTGTGGCCTCTGTCCTAGGGCGTTCCAATCCACTGGCTGTTCTTCGAGTAGCTGGGCCCTGGG ggcccagcctggtACAGCGATTCCGACCAGACTTCAAACGCAAGTTTGCAGACTTCTTTGACGATGATACTATATCAGAGTATATCTACCACTGCAATGCCCAGAATCCCAG CGGGGAGACGGCATTCAAAACCATGATGGAGTCCTTCGGCTGGGCCCGGCGACCCATGTTAGAGCGAATTCACTTGATTCAAAAAGAAATGCCCATCACCATGATCTACGGGGCCAACACCTGGATAGACACCAGCACGGGAAAAAAGGTGAAGCTGCAGCGGCCGGATTCCTACGTCCGAGACATG GAGATCGAGGGCGCCTCACACCACGTGTACGCGGACCAGCCACACATCTTCAACGCAGTGGTGGAGGAGATCTGCGACTCGGTTGATTGA